tacattttacaaaaattaaacaCCATTTgacatataacaaacatagatttattAAGATCACAGGTATTTCGAAGTTGCTGCGTTCATctgaatatacatgtagatgCATTTGAAAGAATGTGTGTTCATCCAAGGACGCACAATAGGagtgtaaaaaatgattttttatatgaTAAGACTGTATACAATAGAAGAATCTAAAAGGCATAAAACTCAACATGTATCTTAAATTTCCAGTGCACAACAGCTGTGTTCATTGGTTTCCTGCTATTTGAGGACCTACCTATTAGCTGTATAGTGTTCGGACTGGTGGGAAATGGAGCGTTTTTCCTCCTGCTGCAGGATTTCCCATACTTCAACCTCTCGTCACCAGGATTCATTGGATCAGTTggtaaattgaaacatttcaatGGTTAAGGgaaatagttattttaaaactgaaatcttTAGACTTTGAAATTACTAGTgacatattatttgaaatttgaaaaataaacttttttggttgatataatattttatcaatttgacTATTGAACTAGatggaatgattttttttcttccttaTAATTATGTATCTTGATCAGAGGAAATTAAGAGCATCTCTACATAAACTCGAGTACCTTCGCTAACACTACTGAATACTGTACCAATGCAGTACTTGAGTTGTTTCAACAATAATATACTCTTAGTGCTACATTTGTTgccatttctgttttaaaattaattttttgtgtgtttttttctatgacTAAATGgtagtttacatttttaataactaagcttttttgtttacagtaaCAGTAGTAATCAACCACTACCTGGCCTTCTCCTATTTCACAGACGTTTGGCACCCTTTCTATGAGGTAACTATGTAAGCTaatgttatgttaatattttaaccctatttttcatttataaaactcTTCATTTATGTGTAAAATGTGTAAACCACATTTGTTTTTagccaaaatgaaaaaaaacttgatcTTGTTCATTGCAGGTTCTGGCCTATTTCACAGTCTGTCTGTGGATGGTTCCCTTCGCGTTTTTCGTGTCCTTGTCAGCCAATGAAAATGTTCTGCCCACAGTCTCTGAGCGAACGATGTCAGAGAGTGAGGACACAGATATTGTCTCGAGCTATTTCAGCCGGAAGGGCAAAAAATACGGACTGCTGTCATTCTTAAAGAATGCGCATGGAACAATATTGCCTCAGAGagtaaaaaaacacttttaaccGCATTATCTCTAACATCTATGCATTGATTACCTACATGTAGGTATTATAACTATGACCATGATATACGGATAATCTTGGTCACGTGTCTGCCTCTCCAGGGTTGTATGTAACCCTCTTCTAGGAGTTTTCTTGTTTGGTCTGGGTAGGCAATATGGGGGACAATTACAGCTCACCTGGGCCCAGCGATAGATATTTACAAGCCTAAGGATAAAACATAGTAAAAGGATTTTCAGGGTGGTAGAAAATATCTTGATACAATGATAAATGTATATAGTCAGGCTTGCACATTGTTCGGCACTTTACATAAGAGGGAAGATATTCTGGCTAGTGCTTGAATTTCTGAATTAATAAGACGGTGAGCCAGTATTTAAGAAGCAAGAACTATTCTAAAACTTTCATTACATTGAAATAGAATATATTAATTTCTATGTTTTCATAAGTAAAGATTAATATTTCTCCTGCTTGGATTACAGTGTATCAATTTTCAGGATAAAAGCTagtctgtttttcaaatttaaaaagtgtAAGTATTCGCATAGCCTTAGCGTCATTGTTGTGCAAAATCTCAAACCTTTCCATAACTCACAAACCCTTTAAGATATTCTATTGAAACATGGTACATTTGTTGACAGAGATAGTACGCACATGTAAAATAGACACATCATTCTGACTTTAGTAATtgtagagttatgccccttttttctttcaaaacaacaacagaaaagctCTGCAGcgatcttgttttattttaccccccaaataatctttgttttgtattattcattCAATTTTTCCTCAAACAAATTTTTCGCCTTGATGACATAATAGAATCAGAGTTTTTCAAAGATCGTATTGATTCTACTTTTAAACACAGATTTGTGTTGTTGTGGAAAAAGGACATGTCTGATAAGTTATCAACTTATAATAATGTTGAAAATGGTGCaaattttcactttaaaatactCATTTAGAAACATGCACTGTGCATAGGTGTTCGTGGGTGTTCATGGGTTTTTCATGGAATCTTGACTAAAATGTAATAACTTAGGTGCATGTGTATTTTCAAGATTGCTTTAAGTTTTTGATGAGTTATAACTTCTTCAaatcagtttaaacatatttgggTTGTATAATGGCTTAATGCCCATTGTGTTACAAAAGCTATggcattgggccgattgttcagatcTTTGTTaagattaacaattttcttaacattatcgttgttaactttcaaatcataaCAGTTGCTCTAGAagattaatggatacacttgtgttCTGCTGTTATGAACAAACGTTTAAGCAGTTCTGAACAATTAGCCTCATTTCAATAATAGAACATCGTTTCACATTATCCGTCCTCATGTTATGTTTCGGAATACTTGCatgtgtattgtattttatattctgGCATAATGTTGCCAAcctgttgtaaaataaatatcaatggaGTAAATTTCATTATTGAATGAGTTAAAGTGTTTAATAGTATaggggctattccatttaaacacaGTGGGTGAAATTAGTGCCAGCCCTGCTAAGCAATGATATGGGAATTTCGGCTTGTTCATACATAAGTCCAATTTTAATGCCTATAAACATACACCCCACCCCAGGAAGGCTATTAAAAATGGGATCGTCACCCTTTAGAGAGTTTTTTGTCATTACAAGGGCTCAATAAGGAACAGCAGCCTCCCCCATAggatttctttattttgcccTCCTGGGTTTGGtggtaaatttaaattgaatagcTCTTACAGGTTGCATGCtggtttttacttttttatcaattgcCTGTTTTATTTATGCTTTAATATTTGATCATTGACTCTTGTTCAGAATACTGtacatgtgtgtttgttgttaatgtttttcaATAGTTTTGGATCTATTAGTGCAGAATGAATAATTTGCAGAAGATATTAGTGCACTGCTTGGAGGAAACCAAAACCGACTTATTGTTGGGTCACCTTATGAACGAGCCTACGACAAAATATTGTACACTGAAGATTTCGATTTATAACTTGAGTGAGAGTCAcaaataaaattttaagtttgtattaatAAATCAAACTTCCAAAAACTTATCTGacaaaatctcattttaatgaatatgcatgagacATGGTAGACACCTATTCTTCCcataaagtaataaataattacatttcattGGGAGTGTCTGTGCAAATTTCAGCATTTGTaccttgcggaaccaatgaaactgcctcattaataatttatgattaCGAAATTTTCCTAGCCTAAATGCTTATGGTAGACAGCGACGCAAAGCATAGTAGTGTATCAGAGGGTATCTGACGATTGTATGATATGTGCGTTAATACGATGGTCTAACCCCTGTGCGTATGTGAGATTACTGCTGTATTTACAGTGTTGCTGTGTTTGAGGCCCTTTAGTGCCATTTCAATGTGTTCATAGTATTAAACAACcaaataattgttgttgtttttcaagatttttgaaatacaagtgtatgtaaagAGAAAtccattttgtattaaatattataatataaatgttatgaaTGCTTACAAAATATAGCTTGCTTACAGTAGTTAGAATTTTTGTAAGGATTTGAAGGTACAAAATTTAAAGTGCTGGTGAAAATTAAGGAAATTTGTCACAAAACTGTTATTAATGTTCGGgtgttttaattgattgacAATATGCTTATGAAATAAGACATATATTAATGACTTTTGTGCTGTTGAAAAGGAAAATTGTCACAAaactgttttgattttaatattctGGCATTTTAATTGATTGGCAATGtgtttatgaaataagaaacatgtgttgttattaatgttattgttctagcgtttaaattaattgacaatgggctgattgttcagatcTTTGTTCTAGTTAACCACATTTATATGAGGTGCTCacatatctatatataaacaagtacagctgaaacagttgtctcaaatcttgttagaaatactatTGGTCACAAATTCTACTTCCTGAGCcataatgatttgaaagttaacaacaatgacatttacaatgttgttaactttaacaaagttctgaacaatcgctCCAATGTATTTATGTGTTAATGAATTGAGATATAAGGTGGGatgaacaaatacatatatgttgcTTAATAAAGGATAATTGAAAACAGATTTTCTCATCTTCTAACAAATTTACCGGTATTGGATCCAAGAATTCAAAGTATTGTCCAAAAAAAATTGTCCAAAAAAATTGGGGCTTGTGGTGCAAAATGTATGTTGCCTGTATTGGGaaatgggtcttttttatgatggagggtaaaatcaaatttaaattgattccaacattaaattattgaaattattaaatttcaaagtAATGGTACAAGTCCATCTAAGAAATTCATatacagatgaaataaaaacatttattatcattgacaccattcattagatattttatttatcttttaaacaattatattcacATGAAAAAGAGTTGACCATAGTAAATGTAAGTAATATTGATCTTAATGTCATACTGGTATATAAACTTGCACCTTTCTGATATGCCTAAAAAGGGCGATACAAATAAAGAAtgcttatcagtaagttggTTATCAGCTATTGATTGTATGAAGATGTATTAAatcttcaatatatatattcacttcACTCTGTGTTAACCGGCAACCAGGTGAATAAAAAGAAATcgaatgtatttatgtttgatttaatcatttatattcaagtgcaaatgtaaacatttatctGATActcataaagaaaatgaaatcaaataacATGGTGaccaaaatatttacataattattatccTGTAAAATTAAAAGCAAGATAGCACTTGAACAGCTATTGGCACAGAACTTTTCTTGTGGATAGTACAAAATAAGATCAAATCACAAGGTGAACAGAAAAGTAGACATAAGGATGAGAACTTAAGTCAACCTGCTAAAACttagaaatattattaaatctttaaaaatgttcgTAAAAATGTTCGACTTTATCAAAAAAGGCTTggtctttaattaaaaaattaaaacaatcgtGCTAAATATGGGTCAAAACACAGTCACAAAGCAGTCTAATTTGGCATATCGTTTTTGAATGAAGATGATTTATAAACAgtaattcattattgaacatttttcatgtttcCCACCAAAAGgtgcattgtttttgtttttttgtcaatgcACAATATGAAAACttgatacaaacaaaacaatagttGCATTATGTTGATTTGAATTAGGTTTGAAAACGACTGAGGACTATTTATTGATGATATCATATTTCTTAAAGCTATTCTAAGACTGTGAAATGTCATTATCTGTTATTGCAGGTAACGAAACAATCAACAAATCTATTCATAATCCAGGTCAACGAAAATTCATTGGGAACAGGGTGGTTAATAAAAGTCATTGAGTCcaaaatatttccataagaatTGGTTTGTGcattataatttaacatttctaTGTTTCTCACTCTTACGGAGAAAGCACATACCAGCCACTTTTCCGAGGCCCAAGTTTTTTGTTTCACACGGAAACTGTTCAACCAACATAAGGACTTCGAAATTGCTGTGTGTAGGAGTTTACCGTGTACAGCTACATGTATGGTTCAGAGCGCAAGTACTTTAAAATCATCATATTTCAAGTTTGTCTGTCTAATAAGGTAAAAAGTGTGAAAAGTGCCATTGATATCAGTGTCGGTTTGACGGTGCGCAAAATGTAATCCTTGAACATTAGAAACTtccaatatattaaaataagacTTCATACGTATGATGAAAGAGACATTACATACATGTGTAgcaggcccataactctggctaaaataattgtttagtAATGCTTCTTTTCAACTAAACAAAATCAGAATAACGTTTATACCTGACcccagagttatgacccttcgttgttttaacaaaataaacagagaTTCGCGCTTCGTCTTCAAAACCCCGATGTGGATGAAACTTCACaagaatgtgtgtgtgtgggggggggggggggggtgcatcACCATCAATAATAGTTCTAGAGATATATGTAACACTCGAGTTAATGCCCTTTAActaaaaagtttaaatttgtCCACCCGAAGCCATTTCTATGTAATTAATAATTGTAACGAAAACGGTCAAACAAgtcttcaaaaataataatagtttactacaacttcttAAAGATTCATTATGCTatatattcgaatattcgttccAAAGAATCACCGAaaattcgaatatcaattttgccattcgtttgcatccctaaaacTTGACATGTCcacactacttccggatgcggATACTGTGAATTTTATACGTGTTCAATTGAAGTTCTTTATCAATAAGGCCGCCAATGGAATGATTACAGTACCATCATCATACGGATTTATttacatctttaaataattcattataataaatgagATCATTACTCTGAATGTCAAACATTCGTgattgaattaaatgttttatattaaactgACTTTCTTTGCCCCTAAAAGTATGTGAACAAGTAAATATGCTTGGAATGTTGGCACTCTCACgaatttaccatttttacaactcttttttttgttttggaaagagcaaatgtttgcgtaaatatctgcaaaccaagatataagattgctgacaaaaaatcagatcgtagattttcatatttccgttcgaaaattaatgttttatggctttaaccgttattaacggtttaagaaaaaagcataaaacatcattttttgaacttctCTTATTtgtctaaactttctctcagtgataagGAATGCATTGCATTACACTACTGTTGAAACGTGCAGACTGGGAGTGGGATTAAATTTGTAATTGGTCTCATGtacagattgtgggaggtcatggcgAATTGCTACGAGCCATTGATAAGCCCTTCCCAATTTGGACAGGATTTTGATTGGTCAGTCGGGTAACAATCAGCTGGCTTGACTTGCAGGCCTTGTCTTGTCAATTTACAATGTAGTTATGTATGCTTATGTTAGGGATGATGAGCATGTTtgattctttatttcaactatcattgttttaatgttaacaaaatcattgtataatgaaataaaacaacggGCGAAAtgtaagtttaaacataaaagccACCTTTACATAGAATACGTACAGTATTCAGTATAATTTTTGATTGTAtgtcaggaaaatgttgaaaattcaTATCTAGGCCTATATAGTGATAACATTTGATTGCTgtgttattgcaatatgtttttattcattgttgaattaatgtcattatgttgacaaaaaattgAGGATAATAATTAAAGGTAAAGTTAATGTGGAAAGGGCTTTGTATGTTTTAACCCCTTCTAGTATGGTATTTTGTGTGTTATGCTTCGATCTTGTTCAGTTTAGGTATTGAAGGTTTTCAAAGTAACTGACGACTTGTCAAGCTGTCTATAAAATTCAATGTTGAACCCTGAGAAGATCAAATTTCATGTGACCAAATTACCAAGTTGGCAATGgtttatataataacataacatattaatgatata
The Mya arenaria isolate MELC-2E11 chromosome 12, ASM2691426v1 DNA segment above includes these coding regions:
- the LOC128212457 gene encoding protein TEX261-like, yielding MWFIYLLSWVALFIQVVVITLSIAVGLFYLAELVEEYTVLTAKVIKYLIICTTAVFIGFLLFEDLPISCIVFGLVGNGAFFLLLQDFPYFNLSSPGFIGSVVTVVINHYLAFSYFTDVWHPFYEVLAYFTVCLWMVPFAFFVSLSANENVLPTVSERTMSESEDTDIVSSYFSRKGKKYGLLSFLKNAHGTILPQRVKKHF